A genomic segment from Necator americanus strain Aroian chromosome III, whole genome shotgun sequence encodes:
- a CDS encoding hypothetical protein (NECATOR_CHRIII.G12277.T2), with product MKHVTPYKTYTKWFATSKNGDYSLDDSERSTRLLEEDIDELRYAVKAYTIARDCEDCQHPETQLMRNLRAFELARKKSVFICLSKGSFLKITTQEKGSPSSVVLGEGNEQVGGSLLNGDDDFDIQAC from the exons ATGAAGCATGTGACCCCTTACAAGACCTATACGAAGTGGTTCGCCACATCCAAGAATGGTGACTATTCCTTGGATGATTCTGAGCGGTCGACTCGGCTACTGGAGGAGGACATCGACGAGTTACGCTACGCTGTGAAGGCGTACAC TATTGCACGTGACTGCGAAGACTGTCAACATCCAGAAACTCAGTTGATGCGTAATCTACGAGCGTTCGAACTTGCAAGAAAGAAGAGCGTATTCATTTGTCTATCCAAAGGAAGCTTTCTGAAGATCACAACACAGGAAAAGGGAA GTCCCAGCTCGGTCGTTCTGggagaaggaaatgaacaaGTTGGCGGATCGTTGCTGAATGGAGATGATGACTTCGACATCCAGGCctgttaa